The Xenopus tropicalis strain Nigerian chromosome 7, UCB_Xtro_10.0, whole genome shotgun sequence genome includes a region encoding these proteins:
- the ifit5 gene encoding interferon induced protein with tetratricopeptide repeats 5, whose translation MSKSKPTLKSHLEELKCHFTWGLQEKDADIEELEERLKIQLEYLNKNLKVRVYSMLAYVNHLKNDYTEAIVNLQKAEAILTESKVLETDIKYLLTFSNYAWLHYYLNDSESSQLYIDKINAIYTQSKGLEDLVQSETNGEQGWALMKFCGQYYERAKGCFEEAVKGNPDDPEWNTGLATVVCRLEEFRGRNCPAFKSVSFQLLERAVKLNPKDSVIKVLLALKLQELKRQEEAMKHIKDALELTPDLPYVLRYVAKFYRRAGKFEETIRVLKKAVSITPNSGFLHHQLGLCYRQMIIQRKRTGKANYRGQDTQEIKDLTEKAIFHFEMALEMKKTFLHAHFDLADMYVRSNQYQKAEETYKKATELITTPEHEKQQAHLQYGKFLENSKKSEDEAVEQYKEGLRIPDQNTHRQECEMCLRRIANQRLARNSRDTSALALLGFISKENQDKSNALNNDSSNDEYLSKLFDLKLK comes from the coding sequence tAAATCAAAGCCAACACTGAAATCTCACTTGGAAGAGCTGAAGTGCCACTTTACATGGGGGCTACAGGAGAAGGATGCTGATATTGAAGAACTAGAAGAAAGGCTTAAAATTCAACTGGAATATTTAAACAAGAATCTTAAAGTGAGGGTGTATAGCATGCTGGCCTATGTAAACCACTTGAAGAATGATTATACAGAGGCTATTGTGAATCTCCAAAAAGCTGAGGCTATTCTTACGGAATCTAAAGTATTGGAGACCGACATTAAATATCTGCTGACCTTCTCCAACTATGCATGGCTCCATTACTATCTTAATGATAGTGAAAGCTCCCAGCTCTATATTGACAAGATTAATGCTATTTATACACAATCAAAAGGGCTTGAAGATCTTGTGCAATCTGAGACCAATGGAGAACAAGGGTGGGCTCTGATGAAATTTTGTGGCCAATACTATGAGAGAGCAAAAGGCTGTTTTGAAGAGGCCGTGAAAGGGAATCCGGATGATCCTGAATGGAATACTGGACTGGCCACTGTAGTTTGTCGGCTGGAGGAATTCCGAGGCAGAAACTGTCCTGCTTTCAAAAGTGTCTCATTCCAGCTATTGGAACGGGCAGTTAAGCTGAATCCAAAGGACTCTGTGATTAAGGTACTTTTGGCTTTGAAACTACAGGAGTTAAAGAGACAAGAAGAGGCAATGAAGCATATTAAGGATGCCCTAGAATTAACACCAGATCTTCCATATGTGCTTCGCTATGTTGCCAAATTTTACAGGCGAGCTGGGAAGTTTGAGGAAACCATCAGAGTCCTGAAGAAGGCTGTAAGTATAACTCCTAACTCTGGCTTTCTCCATCATCAGCTGGGGCTTTGCTACAGGCAAATGATCATACAAAGGAAGAGAACAGGAAAAGCGAATTACAGAGGGCAAGACACACAAGAAATAAAGGATCTAACTGAAAAGGCCATATTTCACTTTGAAATGGCgttggaaatgaaaaaaacatttctgcatgCACATTTTGATTTAGCGGATATGTACGTCAGATCCAATCAATATCAGAAAGCAGAGGAAACCTATAAAAAGGCCACAGAGCTAATAACCACTCCTGAACACGAGAAACAACAAGCCCACTTACAGTATGGAAAATTTCtggaaaacagcaaaaaatctgaaGATGAAGCTGTAGAACAGTACAAGGAAGGGCTGCGGATTCCTGACCAGAATACACACAGGCAGGAGTGTGAGATGTGTCTGAGAAGGATAGCCAATCAGAGGTTAGCGAGAAACTCCAGGGACACTTCAGCGCTTGCTTTGCTTGGGTTCATCAGTAAGGAAAACCAGGACAAATCAAACGCTTTGAACAACGATTCATCCAATGATGAATATCTGAGTAAACTCTTTGATCTGAAGCTGAAGTGA